The proteins below come from a single Mangifera indica cultivar Alphonso chromosome 16, CATAS_Mindica_2.1, whole genome shotgun sequence genomic window:
- the LOC123199523 gene encoding zinc finger A20 and AN1 domain-containing stress-associated protein 1-like gives MSSQGNEGGASRLNKCANGCGSLVPEENLNYCENCFQLLLVEEQAAIEAAERAETAFSNETNPGENWVRAQTSTISMKEWISIIRRNERARQMDVLGSSSAVPPPLTVVSGSDQVNEGGEVEEARAVRCPVCRKKVGQMEFRCKCGGVFCIFHRLSEEHECSYDYKGLGRQAIAKANPVIRRDKVKKI, from the coding sequence ATGAGTTCTCAAGGAAACGAAGGAGGAGCCAGCAGGCTGAACAAATGTGCTAATGGCTGTGGCTCTTTGGTCCCAGAAGAGAACTTGAACTACTGCGAAAACTGTTTCCAGCTTCTTCTCGTGGAGGAACAGGCTGCCATTGAGGCTGCCGAGAGGGCGGAGACAGCCTTCTCAAACGAAACAAACCCAGGTGAAAACTGGGTCAGAGCACAGACTTCAACAATCTCCATGAAAGAATGGATATCTATAATCAGAAGAAACGAGCGTGCCAGGCAAATGGATGTTCTGGGAAGTTCGTCTGCAGTCCCTCCGCCGTTGACGGTGGTTTCAGGAAGTGATCAGGTGAACGAAGGTGGTGAGGTTGAGGAGGCTAGGGCGGTGAGATGTCCAGTTTGCAGGAAGAAAGTTGGACAGATGGAATTCAGGTGCAAGTGTGGTGGAGTTTTCTGTATATTTCATCGTCTTTCAGAAGAACATGAATGCTCCTATGATTATAAGGGTTTGGGTCGTCAAGCAATTGCAAAAGCAAATCCTGTCATTAGAAGGGATAAAGTTAAGAagatttaa